A genomic window from Leptospira broomii serovar Hurstbridge str. 5399 includes:
- a CDS encoding class I SAM-dependent methyltransferase: MKRAISSGTYELIDSGNFKKLEQIGPYKIIRPSPVSAWPPTKIALWKDADGEYYRSDKGGGNWKWADMPEDEFFVEIDDLSVKIRFTPFGHLGLFAEQRQNWNRIRNFSSQLSGNGEVLNLFAYSGLSTLSVLAGGMDACHLDASKGMVEWAKENAVASGLANKKVRWMVEDVLKFLGREIRRKKKYAGFILDPPTFGRGASGEVFKIERDLPEMMDLLMQLCDSKPEFVVLTCHSAGFSPLALRRILEGRIRSKGNYLTEELSIQETTGRIYPAGSNCIFYSERLEL, from the coding sequence ATGAAACGAGCAATATCCAGCGGCACCTACGAACTTATAGATTCGGGTAATTTTAAGAAACTCGAACAGATTGGGCCGTACAAAATCATTCGCCCATCCCCCGTTAGCGCCTGGCCACCGACTAAGATCGCTCTCTGGAAAGATGCCGATGGAGAATACTATAGAAGCGATAAGGGAGGCGGAAATTGGAAATGGGCGGACATGCCCGAGGATGAATTCTTCGTGGAGATCGATGATTTGTCCGTAAAGATTCGATTCACTCCGTTCGGTCATCTCGGACTGTTTGCGGAACAAAGGCAAAACTGGAATAGGATTCGAAATTTTTCTTCGCAACTTTCCGGTAACGGAGAGGTTTTAAATTTATTCGCCTATTCCGGGCTTTCTACTCTTTCAGTATTGGCGGGAGGAATGGATGCTTGCCACCTCGATGCATCCAAAGGAATGGTCGAATGGGCTAAGGAGAATGCGGTAGCGTCCGGATTGGCGAATAAGAAAGTACGATGGATGGTGGAAGACGTACTTAAATTTCTAGGACGCGAAATCCGCAGAAAGAAAAAGTATGCAGGATTTATTTTAGATCCGCCTACGTTCGGAAGAGGAGCCAGCGGTGAAGTTTTTAAAATCGAACGAGATCTTCCGGAGATGATGGACCTCCTCATGCAACTCTGCGATTCAAAACCGGAATTCGTAGTTTTAACCTGCCATTCGGCTGGATTCAGTCCGCTTGCCTTACGAAGAATATTGGAAGGAAGAATTCGAAGCAAAGGAAATTATCTTACCGAAGAACTTTCCATACAAGAAACCACGGGAAGGATTTATCCGGCCGGCTCCAATTGCATCTTCTACTCCGAGAGGTTGGAACTTTGA
- a CDS encoding class I SAM-dependent rRNA methyltransferase, translated as MFHQVRRYQLNKSSEAILRSGHPWILTGNISSAASIFKDGDWLRLVSGTNEVLGFGIYSASGPIGIRILQRGKEFSLETLRKILLSALEKRKQLRSVTDAYRILHGENDEIPGITVDKYANTWVVQVYSKSLYRLARLVMRLLYSASDIVDEPKPARILLISPHRTGDAPSSVPRFLRGSSDLPFEEKIFMKNLEFKAKIPGQKGGLFLDVRNLRMTLLERKELAQDRNCLHLFCHTGLTSLCMQAAGAQSIVSIDGSRESLLEFASQLTEVAPGNAFEHKNVKVSIGIHELIRADLFKAWDFLEHRKFELIVLDPPNLAPTQASIPSARKAYRAFIAKSLEHLEPGGDLVLLSCSGRIPEQEFEKIGRETIASQGWNYRNLVRLSPEPDHPIRKEFPEGRYFKVHLYLNVNRLKSYTSTE; from the coding sequence TTGTTTCATCAAGTGCGTCGTTATCAGCTCAATAAATCTTCCGAAGCGATTTTACGTTCAGGACATCCATGGATATTAACGGGAAATATTTCTTCCGCAGCCTCCATATTCAAAGACGGGGATTGGTTACGATTAGTATCCGGAACAAACGAAGTCTTAGGATTCGGTATATACTCCGCTTCAGGACCTATAGGAATACGGATTTTACAGAGAGGAAAAGAATTCTCTCTCGAAACACTTCGCAAAATTCTATTAAGTGCATTAGAAAAACGAAAACAACTACGATCCGTTACGGACGCGTATAGAATTTTACACGGAGAAAACGATGAGATTCCCGGAATCACCGTGGATAAATATGCGAATACTTGGGTGGTGCAGGTTTATTCCAAAAGTTTATACCGGCTTGCAAGATTAGTAATGCGCTTATTGTATTCCGCGTCGGATATTGTCGACGAGCCCAAGCCCGCAAGGATACTTTTGATTTCGCCCCATAGGACCGGAGATGCACCGTCGTCTGTCCCCCGTTTTCTACGAGGAAGCTCCGACCTTCCGTTCGAAGAGAAAATCTTCATGAAGAACCTTGAATTTAAGGCTAAGATCCCCGGCCAGAAAGGCGGTCTATTCTTGGATGTTCGGAATTTGAGGATGACTTTGTTGGAAAGGAAAGAGTTGGCTCAAGACAGAAACTGCCTACATCTGTTTTGTCATACCGGTTTAACCTCGCTCTGTATGCAGGCTGCCGGCGCTCAATCAATCGTTTCTATCGACGGCTCGAGAGAATCCCTGTTGGAATTTGCATCGCAACTGACCGAGGTTGCACCTGGAAATGCTTTCGAACACAAGAATGTCAAGGTATCAATCGGTATTCATGAGCTCATTAGAGCCGATCTTTTTAAAGCCTGGGATTTTCTAGAACACCGGAAATTTGAACTCATAGTTTTGGATCCGCCGAATCTCGCACCGACTCAGGCCTCCATACCTTCCGCAAGGAAAGCATATCGAGCATTCATTGCAAAATCCTTAGAACATCTGGAGCCGGGCGGAGATCTTGTGCTTCTCTCCTGTTCGGGAAGGATTCCGGAACAGGAATTTGAAAAGATTGGCCGAGAAACTATAGCGTCTCAAGGATGGAATTATAGGAATTTAGTTCGACTATCTCCTGAACCGGATCATCCGATTCGCAAGGAGTTCCCCGAAGGTAGATACTTCAAAGTTCATTTATATCTAAATGTTAATCGACTAAAGTCATACACGAGTACTGAATGA
- a CDS encoding citrate synthase, whose protein sequence is MANTAILKIDGKEYELPIIVGSENEKAIDISKLRQQTGYITLDNGYLNTGACTSAVTFLDGELGILRYRGIPIEQLAEQSTFTEVAYLLIYGHLPNEADLQKWNQELTMHTLIHEDLKRLYNGFPKDGHPMAIMSSMIGSLSTYYQDSYDPENPEHRHISMIRLLAKFPTIAAFAYKKSLGQPTIHPLNHLDYCGNFLNMMFSVPSEEYYIDPEIVKALNLLLILHADHEQNCSTSTVRLVGSSLANLYGAISAGICALWGPRHGGANQEVLEMLLEIKASGLPVKKIVEKAKDKNDAFRLSGFGHRVYKNFDPRAKIIKKACDSVLTRLGVKDPLLDIAKELEEAALNDPYFVERKLYPNVDFYSGIIYRALGIPVNMFTVMFAMGRLPGWIAQWKEMIESPDMKIGRPRQIYVGPTDTGYDQAKKKA, encoded by the coding sequence ATGGCAAACACCGCAATCCTCAAAATCGATGGAAAGGAATATGAACTTCCCATCATTGTCGGGTCCGAAAACGAGAAAGCGATCGATATTTCCAAACTTAGGCAACAGACCGGCTATATTACCCTGGATAACGGCTATCTGAATACCGGCGCTTGCACGAGCGCGGTCACTTTCCTGGATGGAGAACTCGGAATATTAAGATACCGTGGTATTCCGATTGAACAGCTTGCTGAACAATCCACGTTTACAGAAGTAGCGTACTTACTCATCTACGGACATTTGCCGAACGAAGCCGACCTTCAGAAATGGAATCAGGAACTGACGATGCATACTCTGATTCACGAAGATCTAAAACGTCTTTATAACGGGTTTCCTAAAGACGGTCATCCGATGGCGATCATGTCCTCGATGATCGGATCCCTATCGACTTATTATCAGGATTCCTATGATCCGGAAAACCCGGAGCATCGTCACATTTCGATGATCCGTCTTTTGGCGAAATTTCCGACAATTGCGGCCTTCGCATATAAGAAATCGTTGGGACAGCCGACGATTCATCCTTTGAATCATCTGGATTATTGCGGAAATTTCTTGAACATGATGTTCTCCGTCCCGAGCGAAGAATATTATATCGACCCTGAAATCGTAAAAGCTTTGAATCTGCTTTTAATCCTGCACGCAGACCACGAGCAAAATTGTTCGACTTCGACCGTCAGGTTGGTCGGTTCTTCATTAGCGAATCTTTATGGAGCTATTTCAGCCGGAATCTGCGCGCTCTGGGGACCTCGACACGGAGGAGCAAACCAGGAAGTTTTAGAAATGCTTTTGGAAATTAAGGCATCAGGACTTCCTGTTAAAAAAATCGTAGAAAAAGCGAAGGACAAAAACGACGCTTTCCGTCTTTCCGGTTTTGGTCACAGAGTTTATAAGAACTTCGATCCGAGAGCTAAGATCATTAAGAAAGCTTGCGATTCGGTACTGACTCGTCTTGGAGTGAAAGATCCTCTACTGGATATCGCTAAAGAATTGGAGGAAGCGGCTCTAAACGATCCGTATTTCGTCGAAAGAAAACTTTATCCTAATGTGGACTTTTACAGCGGCATCATTTACCGCGCCTTAGGAATTCCGGTGAATATGTTTACGGTGATGTTCGCGATGGGTCGTCTTCCAGGCTGGATCGCTCAATGGAAGGAAATGATAGAATCACCTGACATGAAGATCGGCCGCCCTCGTCAAATTTATGTCGGCCCGACGGACACCGGCTACGATCAGGCAAAGAAAAAAGCCTAA
- a CDS encoding lytic transglycosylase domain-containing protein — MKKTVLVTLLFLVVGSLLGNDDVKYLTKSYSLEKIRRIFRERHPTTESEVYAMVRFHETHPDGDGNSRYRYLVSLLKGKMVAGVGRDDLLEVTGNPLPSTSAITKVAYWKLYEEMAKRKALSSGELITYLKKFPQQYDPIYRNSVSEILKILYETNQFKEAKEYAESFAEKDRREYFGTMANYRYGKALYKFGEFQKGEAILYGLMEDANTPAYTKKDIFTDLKTWKGESFYRSLSPEKGVHFLPFLSAGDRKSYLSSHSNFGSVQFEKPESFKAAARTLVLYQPERIPSFLSRYKGFANSNSDFTAAMSRELSNQSLGAQALKILEDLSLSSTDEVEYAYARAYKKLGNRDKYFSRLLASLERNPYNLTRQDELIDLITGDQAHFLEDAYWKEALRRIPNLPVKGRLVYWYLRNLKNKGKSDELRDWLKSYYRSIPGSYYTRVIREEFSGEISQISQPESPLRNKESLFEYLSLTAGDPKFAGKIVGRDLEFAYFPEAFQLDARIDSAHSRIRGNHLLQNAREYLEIGEMVYATSLVDKYKSQNGIGEDERDEILAALGEATGNQYLTVFHIRNLMKKQRIPDDVILLPSKLASRIYPRPHRDLVTKYSQSFGIDEDIVYAVMRQESFFKENAVSVSNARGLMQIMGATGKGLAQGLGLGPYSLFDPEISVQMGARFLKYLLSSNENDLKWASIAYNGGPGNLRKWKRNHYRGDFNHFLEELPIKEPRDYCRIVTSNYYNYQTLRQYKNR; from the coding sequence ATGAAAAAGACGGTTCTCGTAACTCTACTATTTCTAGTTGTCGGCAGTCTTTTGGGGAACGACGACGTAAAATACCTGACCAAGTCCTATAGTTTGGAAAAAATCAGACGCATCTTCCGAGAGCGTCACCCGACCACCGAATCCGAAGTTTATGCGATGGTCCGTTTTCATGAAACCCATCCAGACGGCGACGGAAACTCAAGATATCGATATTTAGTTTCCTTACTAAAAGGCAAAATGGTCGCGGGGGTCGGTCGAGACGATCTTTTAGAAGTGACCGGCAATCCTCTACCTTCTACAAGCGCAATAACAAAGGTCGCATATTGGAAATTGTATGAGGAAATGGCAAAACGAAAAGCCCTTTCCTCGGGAGAATTAATAACCTATCTCAAAAAATTTCCTCAGCAATACGATCCGATCTACAGGAACTCAGTCTCCGAAATTTTAAAAATTCTCTACGAAACCAATCAATTTAAAGAGGCTAAAGAATACGCGGAGTCTTTTGCCGAGAAAGACCGACGGGAATATTTCGGAACGATGGCAAACTATCGCTACGGAAAAGCACTGTATAAATTCGGTGAGTTCCAAAAAGGGGAAGCGATTCTGTACGGATTGATGGAAGACGCGAATACCCCCGCCTACACGAAAAAGGATATCTTCACGGATTTAAAAACCTGGAAAGGGGAATCATTCTACCGATCTCTTTCCCCGGAAAAAGGAGTTCATTTTCTACCTTTCCTTTCTGCGGGCGATCGAAAATCGTATCTTTCCTCTCATTCCAATTTCGGTTCCGTCCAGTTCGAAAAGCCGGAAAGTTTTAAAGCCGCTGCGAGAACCCTAGTCCTGTATCAACCGGAACGCATTCCTTCCTTCCTTTCCAGATACAAAGGATTCGCTAACTCCAATTCCGACTTTACCGCGGCAATGTCCCGGGAACTCTCCAATCAAAGTCTAGGCGCTCAGGCTCTAAAAATCTTGGAAGACCTCTCTCTCTCTTCCACCGATGAGGTCGAATATGCGTATGCTAGAGCTTATAAGAAATTAGGAAATCGGGATAAATATTTTTCACGCCTTCTTGCTTCTTTGGAACGCAATCCTTATAACTTAACTCGTCAAGACGAACTAATCGATCTAATCACCGGAGACCAAGCTCATTTTTTAGAGGATGCTTATTGGAAGGAAGCGTTACGAAGAATTCCGAATCTTCCCGTAAAAGGGAGACTAGTCTATTGGTATCTTCGAAATCTTAAGAACAAGGGCAAATCGGATGAACTTAGAGATTGGTTAAAATCGTATTATCGTTCCATTCCCGGTTCCTATTATACGAGGGTGATAAGAGAAGAATTTTCCGGCGAGATTTCGCAAATTTCGCAACCGGAAAGTCCGTTACGAAATAAGGAGAGCTTGTTCGAATATCTTTCGCTCACTGCAGGAGATCCTAAATTCGCAGGTAAAATCGTGGGACGGGATTTGGAATTCGCTTATTTCCCGGAAGCATTTCAACTAGATGCGCGAATAGACTCGGCTCACAGTAGAATCCGAGGCAATCATCTTCTACAAAATGCCCGGGAATATTTGGAGATCGGTGAGATGGTCTACGCTACCTCCCTAGTCGATAAGTACAAATCCCAAAACGGAATCGGAGAAGATGAAAGAGATGAAATTTTAGCCGCTTTAGGGGAAGCCACCGGAAATCAATATTTAACGGTTTTCCATATTCGTAATTTAATGAAAAAGCAACGGATTCCGGACGACGTAATTCTCCTCCCCTCCAAACTCGCTTCCAGAATTTACCCCCGCCCTCATCGGGATTTAGTGACGAAATATTCCCAATCCTTCGGCATCGACGAAGACATAGTGTATGCTGTTATGAGACAGGAATCCTTTTTTAAGGAAAATGCCGTCTCGGTCTCCAACGCTCGCGGACTGATGCAAATTATGGGTGCGACTGGAAAAGGATTGGCGCAAGGTTTAGGATTAGGCCCATATTCGCTCTTTGATCCGGAAATTTCCGTACAGATGGGCGCGAGATTCCTGAAATATCTTTTATCCAGTAACGAAAACGACTTAAAGTGGGCTTCCATAGCTTATAACGGCGGCCCGGGTAATTTGAGAAAATGGAAACGGAATCACTATCGAGGAGACTTTAATCATTTTCTGGAAGAACTTCCGATCAAAGAGCCGCGTGATTATTGCAGAATCGTAACGTCCAACTATTACAATTATCAGACTCTAAGGCAGTACAAGAACCGCTAA
- a CDS encoding tetratricopeptide repeat protein — MQVLSSQTEWPEITLSRPETENSEASVGAKIAPEVSAPSEVYRLKTKILENYNGSILTHLKPLDCFRSDLFGSFKFLSPRTDWIREDGITEREERLLRLFFEELLEELEGHVVWDSELFSLCSAFLLCEERLDEYKKLLNSFPEDLPEAKEGRILLFFLGFLDSLPEKTPIPTDFGLREKLVLSHKKGDLDEAQKFLLYDLTVSGKEPSLVGLAYHYFRFNQIGLRTVKVLDAIVVRRWNELNDEEKDLFLRDYETRHSIWDRFFLLKKFKSTDEQKSWIRLEKQKNGREELSDTLRESIIGSGDESLFERYEILREKQLVHTLRPFELLVLWNSTAASRLDSDLVDIERAYPDSYLIHRAIAVKEFKERKFDAFRERSTRTGRFQYSPEMIYLKAIALLETGEGEEGIKLLESLVYKFPDSDFLRLVLERYKKRSD; from the coding sequence ATGCAGGTTTTAAGTTCCCAAACAGAATGGCCCGAGATCACCCTGAGTCGCCCTGAAACGGAAAATTCGGAGGCGTCTGTCGGCGCCAAGATTGCACCCGAGGTTTCCGCTCCGTCGGAAGTTTATCGCTTAAAAACGAAGATTCTGGAAAACTACAACGGAAGTATTCTTACTCACTTGAAACCGTTGGATTGTTTTCGTTCCGACTTATTCGGTTCTTTCAAATTCCTTTCTCCCCGAACGGATTGGATTCGGGAAGACGGAATTACGGAAAGAGAGGAGAGGCTCTTACGTTTGTTTTTCGAAGAACTTCTAGAGGAACTCGAAGGGCATGTCGTTTGGGATAGCGAACTCTTCTCGCTTTGTTCCGCATTCTTGCTTTGCGAAGAACGCCTGGACGAGTATAAGAAATTATTGAATTCTTTTCCCGAGGATCTTCCAGAAGCGAAGGAAGGCAGAATACTGCTATTTTTTCTGGGATTTTTGGATTCTCTACCGGAAAAGACTCCGATTCCGACCGATTTTGGCCTACGGGAAAAATTGGTGCTTTCCCATAAAAAAGGGGATTTGGACGAAGCGCAAAAATTTCTATTGTACGATCTTACCGTCTCGGGAAAAGAGCCGTCGCTGGTCGGATTAGCATATCATTATTTTCGATTCAATCAGATCGGCTTACGTACGGTAAAGGTTTTGGATGCGATCGTCGTGCGTCGTTGGAACGAGTTGAACGACGAGGAAAAAGACCTTTTTCTTAGGGACTATGAAACGAGGCATTCGATTTGGGATCGTTTTTTTCTTTTGAAGAAATTCAAATCGACGGATGAACAAAAATCATGGATTCGGCTGGAGAAACAAAAGAACGGTAGGGAAGAACTCTCCGACACTCTGAGGGAATCGATTATAGGCTCCGGAGACGAAAGTCTTTTCGAACGGTACGAAATTTTGAGGGAAAAGCAACTTGTACATACCCTTAGACCTTTCGAACTTTTGGTTCTTTGGAATTCCACTGCAGCGTCTCGCCTAGACTCGGATTTGGTTGATATAGAACGAGCTTATCCGGATTCGTATTTGATTCATCGTGCCATAGCCGTAAAAGAATTCAAAGAAAGAAAATTCGACGCATTCCGCGAACGATCGACCCGCACCGGACGCTTCCAATATTCTCCGGAAATGATTTATCTGAAAGCGATTGCGCTTTTGGAAACCGGCGAGGGAGAAGAGGGAATAAAGCTGTTGGAATCTCTGGTATATAAATTTCCGGATTCGGACTTTTTGCGGCTTGTCTTGGAACGATACAAGAAGAGATCCGATTAA
- a CDS encoding bactofilin family protein produces MALVKNSSEVTNSTIGENSYFSGKFFINGSLKIDGKFEGKSLQAEQLYIGVSGKVKTNITAASVIVEGIVIGNITARNRVMLLPTSLILGDIRTPELIIQNGVTLEGRCMISSDLKHSNKERIELEYSKDSLSLEKLFGKQTGKEA; encoded by the coding sequence ATGGCACTTGTTAAGAACTCTTCAGAAGTCACCAATTCCACGATCGGCGAAAATTCCTACTTTAGCGGGAAATTCTTCATTAACGGATCCTTGAAGATCGATGGAAAGTTCGAAGGCAAGTCTCTTCAAGCGGAACAGTTGTATATCGGTGTTTCCGGTAAGGTAAAAACGAATATCACTGCTGCGAGCGTCATCGTAGAAGGTATCGTAATCGGGAATATCACGGCTCGAAATCGGGTCATGCTTCTTCCTACAAGTTTAATTCTGGGAGATATTCGGACTCCGGAATTAATCATCCAAAACGGAGTGACCCTGGAGGGACGTTGTATGATCTCCAGCGATCTAAAGCATTCGAATAAAGAGAGAATCGAGTTGGAGTATTCTAAGGATTCTCTTAGCCTCGAAAAACTCTTCGGAAAACAAACCGGTAAGGAAGCCTAA
- a CDS encoding PdxA family dehydrogenase, which produces MNRILITEGDPCGIGPELIELSYSKVKSLSKDVSILLIRSQKKSPKKGWTSVEDPTAISRPGLYTWNTGSLTPGEEARLTVGKPSIESGKAAYSSLQAAIKLQKRFGGNLVTLPLSKEWVLRSGVKGFRGHTETLADSYDRKTYMLMAGRELNVLTLTTHVPLIKVPFYLKKIHVPSLIAAIRSAPLEKEKAIAFLGLNPHAGEGGQIGGEEKSILEPMISSFKKSGLNVVGPISADAAFAEHYRSRFSLFLSCYHDQGLIPFKMWEGKYGVNMTLGLDFIRVSPDHGTAFDIAGKGLADPESLLQCLDWASGKLPKINKIRRQK; this is translated from the coding sequence TTGAACCGCATCCTTATCACTGAAGGAGATCCCTGCGGGATCGGGCCTGAGCTAATAGAGCTCTCCTACTCGAAAGTAAAGTCCTTGTCCAAGGATGTTTCAATCCTTCTAATTCGATCTCAGAAAAAATCCCCCAAGAAAGGTTGGACGTCTGTGGAAGATCCGACGGCGATTTCTCGGCCCGGACTCTATACATGGAATACAGGGTCTTTGACTCCGGGGGAAGAGGCCCGTCTAACTGTAGGCAAGCCTTCGATCGAATCCGGAAAGGCGGCGTATTCGTCTCTCCAGGCAGCCATCAAATTACAAAAACGCTTCGGTGGAAATTTGGTCACGCTGCCTTTGAGCAAGGAATGGGTTTTACGTTCGGGAGTAAAGGGTTTCCGAGGTCATACCGAGACGCTTGCAGATTCGTACGATCGAAAAACTTACATGTTGATGGCCGGGCGTGAGTTGAACGTACTAACCTTGACCACTCATGTTCCTTTAATAAAGGTTCCTTTCTACTTGAAAAAAATACATGTGCCGAGTTTAATCGCCGCCATCCGTTCCGCTCCTTTAGAAAAGGAGAAAGCGATCGCATTTTTAGGATTGAATCCTCATGCGGGAGAAGGTGGACAAATCGGGGGCGAGGAAAAATCCATTTTAGAGCCTATGATTTCCTCTTTCAAGAAGTCGGGACTGAATGTGGTAGGACCGATCTCCGCCGATGCAGCGTTTGCCGAACATTATCGGAGTCGCTTTTCGTTGTTTCTTTCTTGTTATCATGATCAAGGACTGATACCGTTTAAAATGTGGGAAGGTAAATACGGGGTGAATATGACTCTGGGATTGGATTTTATACGAGTTTCTCCCGACCACGGAACTGCCTTCGACATTGCCGGAAAAGGATTAGCCGATCCGGAAAGTTTGCTTCAATGTTTGGATTGGGCGTCCGGAAAATTACCCAAAATAAATAAAATCCGGAGACAGAAATGA
- a CDS encoding SDR family oxidoreductase: MNEFYKDKVVWITGASSGIGEALVKELSGTGAKIVLSARRKEELERVQLENHLNNSNSLVLPLDLNDYKSLAQYPEKVIRKFGQIDVLINNGGISQRSLAHETDFSTYETLMNVNFYGNIALTLSSLPFLRDRKKGWIASISSVAGKLGVPYRTGYSAAKAALTGFFEALRAENHSQGIRITLVYPGFIQTQISQNALKGDGQKNGAPNLHTKATIKADECARKILNAIRDEKLEVVIAGPKEGFAIWMHKYFPSFFARILSRIKVT; this comes from the coding sequence ATGAATGAATTCTATAAAGATAAAGTAGTTTGGATTACCGGAGCTTCTTCCGGGATCGGAGAGGCCTTAGTAAAAGAATTATCAGGAACCGGAGCTAAAATCGTTCTCTCTGCGCGCAGGAAAGAGGAATTGGAAAGAGTGCAATTGGAGAATCATCTGAATAATTCTAATTCCTTAGTCCTTCCTTTGGATTTAAATGACTACAAGAGTTTGGCACAATATCCAGAAAAAGTAATCCGGAAATTCGGTCAAATCGATGTATTGATCAATAATGGTGGGATTAGTCAACGTTCCCTCGCTCACGAAACTGATTTCAGTACGTATGAAACATTGATGAATGTTAATTTTTATGGAAACATAGCCCTTACCCTTTCCTCTCTTCCATTTCTTCGAGATAGAAAAAAAGGGTGGATAGCCTCCATTTCGAGTGTAGCTGGCAAATTAGGAGTGCCTTACCGAACAGGATACTCGGCAGCTAAAGCGGCATTAACTGGATTTTTCGAAGCACTCAGGGCTGAAAATCATTCACAAGGAATTAGAATAACTTTGGTTTATCCGGGTTTTATACAAACCCAGATTTCCCAGAATGCACTAAAAGGTGACGGTCAAAAAAACGGCGCGCCGAATCTTCATACTAAAGCCACGATCAAAGCGGACGAATGTGCCCGTAAAATTTTAAACGCAATCCGTGACGAAAAGTTGGAGGTGGTAATCGCAGGACCAAAGGAAGGATTCGCAATTTGGATGCATAAGTATTTTCCCTCTTTCTTCGCAAGGATCTTATCGAGAATTAAAGTGACTTAA
- a CDS encoding fumarylacetoacetate hydrolase family protein: MAKNYIRFSKGKNIDWGRTENGKVFPLNAGDLSTKEFLDFLKKNPKKNNSTNFPLKQISILSPITAPCQIICQGANYRQHLIESGLDPDDKSYNMFFTKSDASLSAPIGEVIRPDHVKLLDYEIELGIVFGKSIDSKIEVNAKNVSEYVAAFFMANDVSARDIQLPQMQWYKGKSYRTFLPAGPVLAVLEQGDFDLLATLELTLLVNDQIRQHDTASNLVFKPAETITELSQFCNVSPGDILLTGTPSGCALRAPSKLVQKIGGILSERTKWKLFIKGQSKRIEYLKPGDIVKSSIRTADRRIDLGDQILEVVQGS, encoded by the coding sequence ATGGCAAAAAATTATATCCGCTTTAGTAAAGGAAAAAACATCGATTGGGGCCGGACCGAAAATGGTAAAGTCTTTCCTCTCAACGCCGGTGATTTAAGTACGAAAGAATTTTTGGATTTCTTAAAGAAAAATCCTAAAAAGAATAATTCGACAAATTTTCCCTTAAAACAAATTTCGATTCTTTCTCCGATAACTGCTCCCTGCCAAATCATCTGCCAGGGGGCCAATTATAGACAACATCTGATCGAATCGGGTTTGGATCCGGATGATAAAAGTTATAATATGTTTTTCACGAAATCCGACGCGTCACTTTCCGCTCCGATCGGCGAAGTAATCCGTCCTGATCATGTGAAACTTTTAGATTATGAAATCGAGTTAGGAATAGTCTTCGGTAAAAGCATAGATTCTAAAATTGAAGTGAATGCTAAAAACGTTTCTGAATATGTAGCCGCCTTCTTCATGGCAAACGATGTCTCCGCGAGAGACATTCAATTGCCGCAGATGCAATGGTATAAAGGAAAATCGTATCGTACATTTTTGCCTGCAGGCCCTGTCTTAGCCGTTTTGGAGCAGGGAGATTTCGATCTATTAGCCACCTTAGAACTTACATTACTTGTGAACGACCAGATCCGGCAGCATGATACTGCTTCCAATTTGGTTTTTAAACCTGCAGAAACTATTACTGAATTATCTCAATTTTGCAATGTATCTCCAGGAGATATTCTTTTAACAGGTACTCCGTCTGGATGCGCACTTAGAGCTCCAAGTAAATTGGTTCAAAAAATCGGAGGGATTCTTTCCGAAAGGACGAAATGGAAGCTATTCATCAAGGGCCAAAGCAAAAGAATAGAATATTTGAAACCTGGAGACATCGTAAAATCATCCATCCGCACGGCGGATCGCAGAATTGATCTAGGCGATCAGATTTTGGAAGTGGTTCAAGGATCATAA